A DNA window from Thermoplasmata archaeon contains the following coding sequences:
- a CDS encoding replication factor C small subunit gives MKEIWVEKYRPKTLDEIVGQDEIVERLKAYRDTKNLPHLLFAGPAGTGKTTSAMALSRDLFGDAWRQNYYELNASDERGIDTVRTKIKEIARLAPLGGTDFKLLFLDEADNLTADAQAALRRTMETYSKTSRFILSANYSSRIIEPIQSRCAVFRFRPLKPEAIREYLARIAKAEKIKITEDGMEALIYISEGDMRRAVNSLQVAASLASTIDADALYKVASTIRPEEVKKILERALAGEFLKAREVLDKLLIEYGVSGEDVVRQLHRSVFDLNVPDEVKVRLLDRIGETDFRLVEGSNERIQIEALLAHFALVGQDIKK, from the coding sequence ATGAAGGAGATCTGGGTCGAGAAGTACAGGCCGAAGACCCTCGACGAGATCGTCGGACAGGACGAGATCGTGGAGCGGCTCAAGGCGTACCGGGACACCAAGAACCTCCCCCACCTGCTCTTCGCAGGTCCTGCCGGGACGGGGAAGACCACGAGCGCCATGGCCCTGTCCCGCGACCTGTTCGGCGACGCCTGGCGGCAGAACTACTACGAACTAAATGCGAGTGATGAACGCGGAATCGATACGGTCCGCACGAAGATCAAAGAGATCGCCCGGCTCGCCCCGCTCGGCGGGACGGACTTCAAGCTCCTGTTCCTCGACGAGGCAGACAACCTGACCGCGGACGCCCAGGCCGCCCTGCGCCGGACCATGGAGACGTACTCCAAGACCTCCCGGTTCATCCTCTCCGCGAACTACTCCTCGCGGATCATCGAGCCCATCCAGTCGCGGTGCGCGGTCTTCCGCTTCCGCCCCCTCAAACCCGAGGCGATCCGGGAGTACCTCGCGCGGATCGCGAAGGCGGAAAAGATCAAGATCACGGAGGACGGCATGGAGGCCCTGATCTACATCTCCGAGGGCGACATGCGGCGCGCCGTGAATTCCCTTCAGGTCGCGGCCTCCCTGGCCTCCACGATCGACGCGGACGCCTTGTACAAGGTCGCGAGCACGATCCGCCCGGAGGAGGTCAAGAAGATCCTCGAGCGCGCCCTGGCGGGGGAATTCCTCAAAGCGAGAGAGGTCCTCGACAAGCTTCTCATCGAGTACGGTGTCTCCGGGGAGGACGTCGTCCGGCAGCTGCACCGGTCCGTGTTCGACCTGAACGTGCCCGACGAGGTCAAGGTGCGCCTGCTGGACCGCATCGGGGAGACGGACTTCCGCCTCGTCGAGGGGAGCAACGAGCGCATCCAGATCGAGGCGCTCCTGGCGCACTTCGCGCTCGTGGGCCAGGACATCAAGAAGTGA
- a CDS encoding zinc ribbon domain-containing protein, which yields MSASRFCPNCGRPVPPENSFCVACGFALGPPGTPSAPGGTPPPAGGAPGAVPPPPMGYPPGYAPPMYVMPSRVGAGSLLSDTFDVWIKNFGAFFLVYLVLSLVTGGLGLLGAYLILNTLYVGGAIPIVSAPTTAGLWAVLGYALFTAIVGWVVSSVVLGGVVDFTVRRDRGENVRMMDSLSKGLQRVLSILGANLLVTLITIGVFLLWAALLFIGVFALVATGGGAAGLAAICGALIALPFVGVLVLYIDLGLCLYAPVIMAEGSHAVDSLSRSWALTKGHKWSILGAGLVLFIVAAIIDGVIVAVGAVTGNAILELATSALASALTGAWITVLTAVAYSRIVRLPRPSAWPPTYMPPAYPPR from the coding sequence TTGTCCGCGTCCCGTTTCTGCCCGAATTGCGGCCGTCCTGTGCCTCCGGAGAACAGCTTCTGCGTTGCGTGCGGCTTCGCCCTAGGCCCTCCGGGCACGCCGTCCGCTCCCGGTGGGACTCCACCCCCGGCAGGCGGCGCACCCGGTGCCGTCCCGCCCCCGCCCATGGGCTACCCGCCCGGGTATGCGCCGCCCATGTACGTGATGCCATCGAGGGTCGGCGCCGGGAGCCTGCTCTCCGACACCTTCGACGTGTGGATCAAGAACTTCGGTGCGTTCTTCCTCGTGTACCTCGTGCTGTCCCTCGTCACGGGCGGACTCGGTCTCCTCGGTGCCTATCTGATCCTGAACACCCTCTACGTGGGCGGCGCCATTCCGATCGTGAGCGCGCCGACCACGGCGGGCCTCTGGGCCGTCCTCGGATATGCGCTCTTCACCGCGATCGTCGGGTGGGTGGTATCGAGCGTCGTGCTCGGAGGCGTCGTTGACTTCACCGTTCGCCGCGACCGCGGCGAGAACGTGCGCATGATGGACTCCCTCTCGAAAGGCCTGCAACGCGTGCTGAGCATCCTCGGGGCGAACTTGCTCGTGACCCTGATCACGATTGGGGTCTTCCTTCTCTGGGCGGCGCTCTTGTTCATCGGCGTCTTCGCCCTCGTAGCCACGGGCGGAGGCGCCGCCGGACTCGCCGCGATCTGTGGAGCCCTGATCGCGTTGCCCTTCGTCGGAGTCCTCGTACTCTACATCGACCTCGGCCTCTGCCTCTACGCGCCTGTGATCATGGCGGAGGGGTCGCATGCCGTGGACAGCCTCTCCCGGAGCTGGGCGCTCACCAAGGGCCACAAATGGTCCATTCTCGGCGCCGGCCTCGTCCTCTTCATCGTGGCCGCGATCATCGACGGGGTCATCGTTGCCGTCGGCGCGGTCACCGGAAACGCGATCCTCGAGCTCGCCACCTCGGCGCTTGCGTCCGCCCTCACGGGGGCGTGGATCACGGTCCTGACCGCGGTCGCGTACAGCCGGATCGTGAGGCTGCCGCGGCCCTCCGCATGGCCTCCCACGTACATGCCGCCCGCGTACCCGCCGCGCTGA
- a CDS encoding TIGR00269 family protein, with the protein MACDRCDAPPVIFIRYSGAHLCAAHFREYVERRVKQEIRRELDLSGGATKIAVGLSGGKDSSTTLVLLHDYLGRRTDVTLEAITVDEGIAGYRPPSLETAKALCAQLGVAHHVVSYQDTQGFEMDRVVRLDPDAIPCSYCGVFRRHALNETAREIGADFLATGLNLDDTAESILMNVARGDVDRLARLGPHEHVQPGLIPRLQPLRMIPELEAYLYAFLRQIPFHDAECPYAARAQRGRFKELLHRLEGDSPGTRHAIVRGYDGLRPALQAAWPPASLRACARCGEPTIHDLCKACELRGRLESLAAT; encoded by the coding sequence GTGGCCTGCGACCGCTGCGACGCTCCTCCGGTGATCTTCATCCGCTACAGCGGCGCCCACCTGTGCGCCGCGCACTTCCGGGAATACGTGGAGCGCCGGGTGAAGCAGGAGATCCGCCGCGAACTGGATCTTTCCGGGGGCGCGACGAAGATCGCGGTCGGTCTCTCCGGGGGCAAGGACAGCAGCACGACCCTGGTCCTCCTGCACGACTACCTGGGACGGCGGACGGACGTGACCCTGGAGGCGATCACGGTCGACGAGGGCATCGCGGGGTACCGCCCGCCGAGCCTGGAGACCGCGAAAGCCCTCTGCGCCCAGCTGGGCGTGGCGCACCACGTGGTCTCCTACCAGGACACGCAGGGCTTCGAGATGGATCGGGTGGTCCGCCTCGATCCGGACGCGATTCCGTGCAGCTACTGCGGGGTCTTCCGCCGGCACGCGCTCAACGAGACCGCACGGGAAATCGGCGCGGACTTCCTCGCCACCGGACTCAACCTCGACGACACCGCGGAGTCCATCCTGATGAACGTGGCCCGCGGGGACGTGGACCGGCTCGCGCGCCTCGGTCCCCACGAGCACGTCCAACCCGGCCTCATCCCGCGGCTCCAACCCCTCCGCATGATTCCCGAGCTCGAGGCCTACCTGTACGCATTCCTCCGGCAGATCCCGTTCCACGACGCGGAGTGCCCGTACGCCGCGCGCGCCCAGCGCGGCCGCTTCAAGGAGCTCCTGCATCGGCTGGAGGGAGACAGCCCCGGTACGCGGCACGCGATTGTCCGCGGGTACGACGGGCTCCGCCCGGCGCTTCAGGCCGCCTGGCCTCCCGCTTCCTTGCGCGCCTGCGCGCGATGCGGCGAGCCCACGATCCACGACCTCTGCAAAGCCTGCGAGCTCCGGGGGCGGCTCGAGTCCTTGGCCGCCACCTAA
- a CDS encoding adenylosuccinate synthase — MPATTVVGAQFGDEGKGKIIDFLGEHADVVVRFQGGANAGHTVQVGDELFAFHLIPSGILRRRTLNVIAGGVVVEPGQLLKEIDEVEARGHPAKNLRVSDRAHVVLPYHKIIDGLEETLKGNLAAGSTRRGIAPVFEDKVGKWGLRMCDLVDPDVLREKLSLVVPIKQRLIQAYGGSDVLDLESIYTEYELYGKRLAPYVTDTSVLLDGLLRRGRRVLFEGAQGTLLCIDHGIYPFGTSSNCTAGAAATGAGVSPAYIDRIIGVAKAFTSRVGAGPFPTEQQDDVATHLRETGGGEYGTTTHRPRRVGWIDLVMLRTAVRVNGLTGLAVTKLDVLGGLDKVRVCTVYRHKRSTLKDFPASTKILAEAEPVYRDFRGWPELSEDAWIGVAKKGRRGLPAAMGRYLAFLESALKVRVDIASVGRSRAATMFLRR; from the coding sequence ATGCCCGCGACCACCGTGGTGGGCGCCCAGTTCGGGGACGAAGGCAAGGGCAAGATCATCGACTTCCTCGGAGAGCACGCGGACGTCGTCGTGCGATTCCAGGGCGGGGCAAACGCGGGCCACACGGTCCAGGTCGGGGACGAGCTTTTCGCCTTTCATCTGATCCCGTCCGGGATCCTACGCCGCCGCACGCTGAACGTGATCGCGGGCGGCGTGGTCGTGGAGCCCGGCCAACTGCTCAAGGAGATCGACGAGGTGGAGGCTCGCGGCCATCCCGCGAAGAACCTCCGCGTCTCGGACCGCGCGCATGTCGTCCTGCCGTACCACAAGATCATCGACGGCCTCGAGGAGACGCTCAAGGGCAACCTCGCCGCCGGGAGCACACGCCGCGGGATCGCGCCCGTGTTCGAGGACAAGGTGGGCAAGTGGGGCCTGCGGATGTGCGACCTCGTGGACCCCGATGTGCTGCGGGAGAAATTGAGCCTCGTCGTGCCCATCAAGCAGCGGCTCATCCAGGCGTACGGCGGAAGCGACGTGCTCGACCTGGAGAGCATCTACACGGAGTACGAGCTCTACGGGAAGCGGCTTGCGCCCTACGTGACGGACACGTCCGTCCTCCTGGACGGCCTGCTCCGCCGCGGGAGGCGCGTCCTGTTTGAGGGCGCACAGGGAACGCTCCTTTGCATCGACCACGGGATCTACCCGTTCGGCACCTCGAGCAACTGCACGGCCGGGGCCGCGGCCACGGGCGCGGGGGTCTCGCCCGCGTACATCGACCGCATCATCGGCGTGGCCAAGGCGTTCACGTCCCGCGTGGGGGCGGGACCCTTCCCCACGGAGCAGCAGGACGACGTGGCCACGCACCTCCGAGAGACGGGCGGCGGAGAGTACGGGACCACGACGCACCGGCCGCGCCGCGTGGGCTGGATCGACCTCGTCATGCTCCGAACCGCGGTCCGGGTGAACGGGCTCACCGGGCTAGCGGTGACCAAGCTCGACGTGCTCGGGGGACTCGACAAGGTCCGCGTATGCACGGTGTATCGCCACAAGAGGTCCACGCTCAAGGACTTCCCCGCCTCGACGAAGATCCTCGCGGAGGCGGAGCCCGTGTACCGGGACTTCCGCGGCTGGCCCGAACTTTCTGAGGACGCGTGGATCGGCGTCGCGAAGAAAGGCCGGCGCGGCCTTCCCGCGGCGATGGGCCGATATCTCGCGTTCCTGGAATCCGCGCTCAAGGTCCGAGTGGACATCGCATCCGTCGGCCGCTCGCGCGCGGCGACCATGTTCCTCCGCCGCTGA
- a CDS encoding ATPase domain-containing protein, whose protein sequence is MSGVPPLDSRVPTRIAGLDERLGGGIPRGHIVLVAGPPGSLKSTFAYRILYHEAKDHGASSLYLSMEQSRGSLVAQMASLGMDPERVKGVHIIDVRALRREIEDLREQPRWLLGLRRQLGRYKEEMGCDLLAIDSLDALYALTPMDNPRNEVFHFFEELRELEATTFLVSEMARDSVRLAHHGVEEFLADTIVHLRLREIDIGMSTSVRRYIGVVKMRGVDHDLDYYPLLVEDNGLEIVSE, encoded by the coding sequence TTGTCCGGAGTTCCACCACTGGACAGTCGCGTTCCCACGCGGATTGCCGGCCTCGATGAGCGCCTCGGCGGTGGCATACCGCGCGGTCACATCGTCCTCGTCGCCGGACCGCCGGGCTCGTTGAAGTCCACGTTCGCGTACCGCATCCTGTACCACGAGGCCAAGGACCACGGCGCGTCCAGCCTGTACCTCTCCATGGAGCAGAGCCGCGGCTCCCTCGTGGCCCAGATGGCCTCCCTGGGCATGGACCCGGAGCGCGTGAAGGGCGTGCACATCATCGACGTGCGCGCGCTGCGTCGGGAGATCGAGGATCTCCGGGAGCAGCCGCGGTGGCTCCTGGGCCTCCGCCGCCAGCTCGGTCGCTACAAGGAGGAGATGGGCTGCGACCTCCTCGCCATCGACAGCCTCGACGCCCTGTACGCCCTCACGCCCATGGACAACCCGCGGAACGAGGTGTTCCATTTCTTCGAGGAGCTGCGGGAGCTCGAGGCGACCACGTTCCTCGTCTCCGAGATGGCCCGGGACAGCGTCCGCCTCGCGCACCACGGCGTCGAGGAGTTCCTCGCGGACACGATCGTCCACCTCCGCCTCCGGGAGATCGACATCGGGATGAGCACGTCCGTGCGCCGGTACATCGGCGTGGTCAAGATGCGCGGCGTGGACCACGACCTGGACTACTATCCGCTCCTCGTCGAGGACAACGGCCTCGAGATCGTGTCGGAGTGA